tgatttcataataactgctctctaaaactgactacatgcctccttccctgcctcctacagactctactcaacaattgttgttattctgttcatgctggtgtgacagttaaccagtatattaattccttagttatgtacactctagaatggtggttcattttatctaccagtgatttgaattcccagcttctaagtattacattattatttgttgattggtaccatttgtatgcaatcagagaaagatttcaatataaaaacatatccatgttactgttacctttcagaatgtaaaccaaaatgaaagctatgtaaattcttactttagattatgttgtcatttcattgaatgatgtaatttcttggttcttgtgcttcttcaaatgcagtcccttgtctggtttctctgtcaattctaatttcttattgctctgtggaaaaacaaagtgcaaatgtttaggatgaactgattcaataatattgctttcacaatttcaatattgttcacaatttctgcaggaagtttactccatatatttactatacgattaaagaaaaaatgtttggccttgtgggatttaaaacgtttgggtataatcttgaatccattatttcttgttaggtagaatgaaggaggaggaggaggaggaggaggaggaggaggaggaggaggaggaggaggaggaggaggaggaggaggaggaggaggaggaggaggagggagaaacaaagataggagggaaggaagaaaggaagaaaagggaataagagagagagagagagagagagagagagagagagagagagagagagagagagagagagagagagagagagagagagagagagagagagagagagagagagagagagagagagagaggagttggtaagaaaattattacaatggtccaaggtgaagaacagggactggaatgagaagtggaagaagcatatagaattggaaaatatagtgaaggaggtaaaagaccattaaaagtgagaatgagatcccaagttacagtaaaggagatcctagtgagaactgggaagctggctgaaaattcagaatacaagaatatttgggtaaaaaagagatatgaacttggaagaaagggaaaaagagaaggatctgaggaatgaagccaagcaaaaaaaacgagagaagtacagagaccgagaagcagaaattttattggagggtactagatatgaaactaaggaaatggtatattcaggaaagggaacaagaaatgaaagaaccacaacagcagacagacaaattgcatgtggtgggagaagtagtatattaagagtaatttatacaaaacaaacttcatgtaaacaaataaaattttcagaaaacttgtcacacaaaaccttattaacaactcaccttctccttctgcggcatttccttccttcttatctttctcctttccttctccatcttcctcctcctcctcctcctcctctccttcctctttctttccaccttcctcctcctcttgtgactcttaactctcttcctcctcgtcctcctcttcccctgtgcttccctcctctgaaagaaaaagacttgtttaaaaagcaagcaaatatagtagtaatagtaaaaaaaagtcaatgaaatgaaagtttatacacatatgaaattagtgaaaatttgacaccaaacattctctatctgtaacattacatcagaatgacgagaacacaagatatgaaaagtgaaagggaatgatgtatataacaaagaaaaacattgtataatgacatatgacaggaaaataatcttgtatacttgtcccttaaatacttgcttccttgtatattaaactcccaaaatgctcattccttgtactctcattttcaaaacacctcttccttatatattgtcactcaaacactcctttcttgtacacttattcctaaatcactcctgtcttcctgtattctcattctccaaacacttcgtgcctctgcacacccagttcctcaaaacatttcttcattgtttactcatCCCGCAAACACAGCAACTTTCTTGTATACTCAGCtctcaaaagatgcatttttaaacatccataactccttttattttcattccccaaacactccGGGCTGTGCACACTCCAGCACGTTAACACAATAACCAAGCAATACACACGACTACTGGCACCATCCAGATCTGGCCCCAGCACCCCTGCCTCCTTGCGTGCCAGCTCCAGCAATGCACGGCCACAGCGGCAGTACGCGTCACCACACTCGGGCGCCTGCTCCCCACACAGCTCCACCAGGGACTCTGTTGCCTCCTGGAGTGGTAAGGAGTGTCAGTTAAACCTGGTGTTTACTTTCACTATgatatgaaacaattaacaacacagaaaacaacacaactaggtaacatGCAACACATACCACACCTAAGCAACAGACACACCTCGAAGGCAGCGACAGCAGATTTGAAGTCCCCCACCAGGAGGTGTCGCTTGCCCCTAGAGAAACGGTCGAACGCCTGCTGCACTTCGCGCACGTCCAAGGGGAGCAAGCAAACAGGCCATCATCAAACAAGTCTCGACtttaaccattcgtaatttacaCCATCATATATTGTGGAGTAACTTCATGTTTAGTATATCTTAACATGGGAACATTATTAAGAATGTGTACATGCTTGTACTATTTGATAAATTATGTGGTCAGCTACACTTTCCACTCACACTCTCATCCATCACCAAAATTAAACTAACCCCCTATtactttcctcccaccctcagaattattaaactaacctcCAGTCACATTCTTCTgacaccctcatccctcactaaaAATTAATACCAACTGGCAAAATTACCAAACTAACCTCTAAATATCATCCTCCCACCATCTAGTCTCTCACTAAAAATTAATCTCACCAAGCACGATTATCAAGCTAATATCCAATCACTCTCCTCTGACCCTCAAAATCCTTTCCAGCTGGTAGAATTATTAACCTATACTCCAGTCACTtccaccctctcatccctcattaAAATTAATCCCAGCCTTCAAAATTATTGAACTAACCTCCAGTCAAAGAAATATCACTGGTTTTTGTGGGGGATATTGTCACTGCACTAAGGGATGCACACAATTTCTCGtaagttttcacattttgcgttCAACTGTACCGGTCTaagtggaggagtgaaaaaGTGACACCTAATGAAATAGTTGCCACAAAACTTattctcattactttttgttccttgtcatttttctttcaggcttttttcatcatcacagcagcttgaaattttgaaaatacaTGCTATTTGAGGAGGTAGCtgtacatgtgaaaaaaaagaagggaaaacaaacatCCATACTTGTGactgatatgaaaaataaactatacatataaatgtatatttcacttttctttctagcaattaaaaaatgtacatacgacagtatttctttcttttcctcaataaatacgacaacagtatttttccttcccttcagtacACCCAGCCTTTCCCTTAGTACATATCAcagtacttttccttttttgctcagtgcatatgagaataattttccttttcctccatgcaTATGACACTACttgcccttttccttttctttccctaaatagagaagacaagacagaaattttctttccctcaatacacaacactatttttttctcccactctctctcttgtacagagtcagtttCAATGTACTGGAAGGTTATGCCTACGGGAAACTGAAGGACAACTCAAGCAACGAGTGGACGGGCACGGATAGGAGCCTCTGCAGTCAGGGGAAGCTGACCTCACTGTCTCTGAATTGTCCATCACTGAGGAGAGGTTGAAAGTTGTTACCTACACCCAGCCTATCTATATCATCaggtgagagatacaggtgatgatcaaataatattttaaagatgTTGAACAAAGTGCTCCCTTAACAGATTAATTGGATCAGCAAAATGTTCAGAATATGAAATGTCAAATAATTAGATTGATCTATCTATATGCCAGGCTGGCAGTCCtatacagggtggcccagacactACACTATACACTCACATACAACATTGACACTGTTAATCCAAAttctaatctatttatctatataccaggccaacaATCCTCCCCAAGACACCGCAGACAAatcaccacacattcacactcttaacttcattattattaacgaTTTAGCTGTCTATACATCAGGCTGGCAATCACACACAAAATGGCCcaaacaaggcaccacacacacattcacactcttaatatcatctgtcagcccctagtggaaagggacaatcttgtggcccaccatactacacctcaggaggtcagacacagcattcagttaacaaaaaatcacattaacaccccactccccacagaacatagtaacacaaaatcagattaaCACTCACCCCAACGTCACATGTCACAAGACAAGTTCTCATCCCACAGCCGTAAACTGTTTGCGGCCACCTACGAGGGACCTTGCCAAGAAGATGCTTGCCTACACAACCCCAACGGACACAGCTCTGTACCGGCGCATCCCGGCTAACACGACAGGCCTCGccagcatcctcttcttcatcgagcGACTCCAGAGGTGCTACATACCCACGGGGGAGAAGCCTGTTAGCATGGGAGTTGCTGCTGGCTGGTACATGTTGTCAGCTCTCCTACAACAAGGTGAGGACCTGTTGAGGTGTAAGACTGGTCAGTTCAAGTGTTGGAGCATTTAGTGTTTGGTAAAGACGGCTGGTACATGTTGCCAGCCCTCCTACAGCAGGGTGAGGACCTGTTGGGGTATGAGACTAAGTTGAATGCAAGGGTAGTGGTGTTTAATGTTTGATAAGATgggaatacagaaagacagttattaaaggatagatttaaaactgGGAAACTTTACATGATACCTGGTGTATTTTCATAATTGAGCTGATATTAACTTGAATTAGTTCTGGCATGAGCAATATAAGCAAGTGGTGTTAATATGACTGATATGGATATCaagtaatgtatttaattttatcagtaGTTCTCTTCATATGATGATATCAACAGTTTTCTTAGTAAGATATGAGATATAAAATCTTttagaaatgatgagaaaaactcttaaattgcattttcatctctgaaacattttaaaatggtcttttctacatttttaaatttaaaaagatgTGTTACTTTCAAAGATTTTAAATTGCCTTTGCATCATCCTCCATGTCTTAAAATTGCCTTTTCatggcatctttccctcctcctcttcctcctgcaggctcCAACACCTACCCAATCAGCACTGCAGCACGGGTAATCTACTGGGTTGGCTACAGTGTGTCCCTCATTGTGTACACATcatactctgccacactggtctcacatcttgctgtggagcagcctgcacctctgccattcagcaacctgcgggacctgtctaggcagtcaggctgggatgctggatgcaacaacaatgacctcttccaagtgacagcctcggtgggtccttggcttcttgctgtgtgaactgatataccatccagtggttgagagttgagagagagagagagagagagagagagagagagagagagagagagagagagagagagagagagagagagagagagagagagagagagagagagagagagagagagagagagagagagagagagagagagagagagagagagagagagagagagagagagagagagagagagagagagagagagagagagagagagagagagagagagagagaattttgttcagTGCCAGATTTAGGAGTCCACAAAAAGACCAGCTGCCCAGGAGCCTCCACAATCTGGGGTCTCCACAATCTGAGGAGTCTCCCACATAAATATTCTGTAAGTGAAAGAAACTTAAATTAATCAAACACTAGTTTTCTatgaactaaatattttttttattactatcaaaataaccacttgtttcatttacactaaataaatatgttcctttcactataatatattatatgtattaaaaactgcatggaatacagatacaaaaatattaatataaatatttcaggtAGATGGCCTCCACACTCAGGCTGCTCACAGGCCTCCACAGACACAAATCCAGCCCTTGATTTGTAAATTAATtatcttatttaattatttattttttcctttgtaagaggagcactgccttagggagggagagagagaaagagaataataaaaaaaaaaaaaaaaaaaaaacagatgccattttctttaagaaatggcatctgtaataataatctgttatatgccataataaattatggcatataacataaaatgttatatgccatttGATAACAGTTTTCTATAGATCTAAGtgtaactcagtaagtttgtaacacacaatctccctttcctaaatccaaattgctttattatcactgggagaggctgggatggactgggagaggctggaatgcactgagagaggctgggatggactgggagaagctaggatgcactgggagaggctgggatggactgggagaggctggaatgcactgagagaggctgggatggactgggagaggctgaaatgcactgggagaggctgggatggactgggagaggctgggatggactgggagagtctaggatgcactgggagaggctgggatggactgggagaggctggggatggactgggagaggctggaatgcactgagagaggctgggatggactgggagaggctgggatggactgggagaggctggaatgcactgagagaggctgggatggactgggagaggctggatggactgggagaggctggaatgcactgagagaggctgggatggactgggagaggctaggatgcactgggagaggctgggatgaaaaggctggggctggggctgaggctgggggaaaaggtcaagaatgttgggtgtatctccaagacagtcaggaatacgagtagggtgttgcaccaattgctctaggtcatggaggatagcaaagttgtaggctagttcaccaggatggtcagtgaagggagaggaaagccaaagctggtggtgaacattgaagtctccaagaatggagatctctgcaaaagggaagagggtcagaatgtgctccactttggaagttaagtagttaaagaatttcttataatcagaggagttaggtgagaggtatacagcacagataaatttagtatgagagtgactctgtagtcgtagccagatggtggaaaactcagaagattcaagagcgtgggcacgagagcaggttaaatcattgcgcacataaacgcagcatccagctttggactgaaaatgaggatagagaaagtaagagggaacagaaaaggagctactgtcagttgcctcagacacctgagtttcagtgaggaaaagaagatgaggtttagaagaggagaggtggtgttctacagattgaaaattagatctttgactgcgaatgttgcagaagttaatgaagaaaaagttgagggggggtgtcaagacacttagggtctttgacagaaaggcagtctgacctggggacatttatggtcccctccccagatggggactacgaggctggtgtaggagtcgccacgatgattttaaaatttttgagtgaagggtgtgtgtgttattaggtgcttgtagttttgtgtggaggaagagagttgtctttagagggcaggctatgactgcccccttgtgttgtgagacacaaagggaaaacgttcagcgaggtcacagctgggtttaatgataagttcacagcaccccctgaacagtgctttagacctcactggtagtaattatcatttaggcagatgtctactgcctcctcatatatattatatctatatatatatatatatatatatatacgaggtgtgtcattaaagttccaggactggtgtcctaaaagatgaatttcaaacccaagccacaaaccaccatatttccccttcaaagtaatccttctggagtatacaactgcgctcccaaccctctacagtcactaatctttttcttacgtgcttttaaaatcatgtcctctgttgcaggtcgtttaacaatgagcgctgaacagcgaacaaacttgaagtttttggtgcagttgggggaaaacgccgtcagaagcactggggtatgctgcaaaaagtgtacggggatgagacaatgtcacgctcacgtgtttttgagtggtgcaagaggttcaaagagggccgggaggacgtggaagatgaccccaggagtggaagaccctcaacgagcaggaatgaggccaatgttgagcgttgtcaagcagatggtgcgtgacgatcgtcggttgactgttcgaaagatcgcagatgagcttggcatgaaccacaacagcgtgtggaagattatcactgaagatctgggcatgcggaaagtctgtgcgaagatggtgccgagactcctgaacgatgaccagaagggacgacgcatgcaggtgtgtcaggacatcctcgagcgtctggaaactgaaccagacttgctcaggagagtcatcaccggcgatgagtcctgggtatttgagtacgacccggagaaccaaacgccagagccttcaatggaagagtccggcgtcgccacggccgaagaaagcaaggcagtccaggtccagcttcaaggtcatgttgatcgctttcttcgatgtgaggggcatcgtccactgcgagttcttgcacagggccagacagtcaaccaacatgtgtacaaagaagtactgcggcgtctgcttcgtgcagtgcgcgagaagaggcgggagttgtggcagggcaactcgtggctgcttcaccacgacaatgcgcctgctcacaatgccctgagcatcagagagttcttggccaagaagaacatcgccgtgctggagcaaccgccctactcacctgacctcgctccgtgcgacttcttcctcttccccaagctcaaggaggtcatgaaggggacccgttttgatgatgcggacgacatcaaaaaggccgtgacgacggagctgaggagcatcccgcaagaatccttccagcagtgcatgcaagcctggcagagaaggatggacaagtgcatgcggtgccagggggattacttcgaaggagataacctatagtttgtagcctgggatgtgaaataaaacttgtgtggcaccagtcctggaactttaatgacacacctcgtatatatatatatatatatatatatatatatatatatatatatatatatatacccagccAACATTGGATAATGGGAGGcatgtgggtgttttgtgggcTACTTTATGGGTCCCATGTGGGCTACCCACATTACTGTAAAACACAGGTTGTTCTTGGAGATTTAAACTTTTTTGCATTTATAAATATTCATTCACATGACAGTAAAGATTCATTTTACTAACATGCCAGTTTCTCTTAAACCAAGCAATTTACGTGTAATCTTATCTTACAAATGGCTTGAGGCATTCTCTAACCCTCTTGGAAAGTTGACAGATATAAGTAATACTGCTAATTTtcattgaaatattaaaagaaaattaaataaataaataaataaataaaataaataaataaataaataaataaaaatcttttggttcagtgatgttcctcattttttgtccaaggttctaaccatacctaaactaacttaacaacaccaaaactaacctaaccatacctgctgtaacctaaccatacctaaactaacttgaccacaccaaaactaacctaaccatacctgctgtaatctaaccatacctaaactaacttaaccacatccaaacctaactacacccaaactaacctaactgtacttgctgtaacctaaccatacccaaaactaacctaactacacccaaccatatcaaacctaacctaaccatacctaaactcaaggcaaggtatggcgtgtctagccagtggtagccataattatttcctattttcatcaataagaaaaggcattgaattcaatttaaaaaaaacgtttcaattattgttaaaggtttgtagaaaagaatatatcaagagctagtgttatttcataagataggtaatgaaatactggcacattaataaaagtgatatcaaGCCTCAATATACTGACATACGGTAATAACAGTGTagtaccatcacaatcaccagcaccaccaccttaccatttatatcactagacaaccacctctacaccgtacgtaatgtactttccacATATAATGCATACCTTTGGGCAAATTGGTGTCAGCGGAGCATTGAATGAATGCCTCTTGGCACTTGCTGGGAGACTGGATGCCTTGGTAATCTGCAGGGATCACCCACTTTTTAACACAGGCTAACTTCTTACTTTACACGTTATGGAAGGCATCAAGTATGGCTTCAAGCATTTTAAAGTATTCACAACATTGTCGAGTGCAATTTAAGATACCTTACTTCTGAACTGGTGTGAACCGCCAACGTACTGTTTACAGCACCCGCTGGGGTTAAAACGTATGTTCACTTTTTAAATCTCTGAATTAAAGTATATTGCATTTTCAAgttcaaaaattaaaaatattattgcataaaaataatgcacttttctttctctttccacaagttacctccagcAGATTATTAAAGGTAGGTGGAATTTTTATTTAGAGCATGATGAACCCAGCCGTTAGCAGGAAGGCGGCACAACAACGTCAGCGGCGCACCTACAGAGTGAGAAGAGATATTTTCGCTGAGTACGACGATGCTGAGTTACTGAAAAGATTCAGATTGGACCGTGCTGGTATTGTTGCAGTGACTGATATAGTGAGAGACAAGCTGCaaagtaaaactgaaagaaatagagcCTTGACCCCTGAGATGGTGGCCATCACATTACGATATTTAGCCACAGGAAAAATGCAACAGTGCAGTTGTGATGATTTTGGAACAACGCAGCCCACTATCAGCCGTGCAATATCACAGACAATTGATGC
The window above is part of the Scylla paramamosain isolate STU-SP2022 chromosome 43, ASM3559412v1, whole genome shotgun sequence genome. Proteins encoded here:
- the LOC135093594 gene encoding E3 ubiquitin-protein ligase BRE1A-like; protein product: MDESQAFDRFSRGKRHLLVGDFKSAVAAFEVCLLLRRQQSPWWSCVGSRRPSVVTRTAAVAVHCWSWHARRQGCWGQIWMVPVVRREAQGKRRTRRKRVKSHKRRRKVERKRKERRRRRRRKMEKERRKIRRKEMPQKEKIEIKNVTRQNSELHALITEYKVTPSEEKDKDGMSSCENSEAKCTDTKGKLLGQVATLTSEVSRLESECSSLQVQLDCERDKYNKLLGESLAHEKLSEDVITEPKGETTGLGGTEL
- the LOC135093473 gene encoding glutamate receptor 4-like; amino-acid sequence: MLAYTTPTDTALYRRIPANTTGLASILFFIERLQRCYIPTGEKPVSMGVAAGWYMLSALLQQGSNTYPISTAARVIYWVGYSVSLIVYTSYSATLVSHLAVEQPAPLPFSNLRDLSRQSGWDAGCNNNDLFQVTASVGPWLLAV